ATATCCAGCGGCGGGGAAGGACCGATTGGTTCAGCAGGTCGCCCAGGTGTTCATCCTGGCTATCAAGTACCATTGGCACGTGCAATTAAGCAGGCATTGGATATCCCGGTCATTGCTGTCGGCAACCTCGATGATCCGAAAGTGGCGGAAGCATCGATTGGCAATGGCGATACGGATTTGGTAGCAGTCGGACGCGGCATGCTGCGTGATCCTTATTGGGCACTGCATGCGATTCATGAGCTGTCGGCGGATGAGTTGCAGCCACCGAAGCAATATTCGAGAGCGTTTTAATCAGGTAAAAGAGCGCTGGGCTTTCCTTTCGACTGCATGGGTCGGGGGAGAGCCCTTTTCTATGGTGAATCCTTGACACTTATTTACAGTCGGTTTAAGATAAATGTCAGTCAGTACTGACAATCACTTCCGGGGATGAGGATAGCAATGAGCAGCAGCAAAAGTCTTACAAGCAGTGAAAAACTGATGATAGCCGCAATCGATCTCATCGCGGAAAGAGGTTACAACGGCGTAACCACGCAAGAAATCGCCACTGCGGCAGGATTGAGCGAGAAGACGTTGTTTCGTCACTTCGGCAGCAAGCGGAATTTGCTGGAGAGCGCCTTTGACCGTTTTCATTACACGGAAGGACTGACAAAGCTTTTCGCGGAGAAGCTTACGTGGAATTTGCGCGAGGATTTGCTTTTAATCAGCCGAACGTATCACGAAATGATGAACCGCAATCGGAAAATGATTTTGATTAGCATTAAGGATGAGGCCCATTTGCCCGGATTCCGCGAGCGGACCCAAAAGCACCCGCGACAATTGATGGTACTGTTTACAGATTACTTCAAAGAGATGGGTAAAAAGGGCAAGATGATCCAAACAAACCCGGAGGCACAGGCAACTGCCTTTATGGTTATGAATTTCGGGGCGTTTTTGAACGATCTGGATGGCACTAGCAATTTTTCAGGGGTATCCCTGGATGTATTTATCGAAGAGAGTGTAGAGGTTTTCGCTAGGGGTTTGACTCCCTAGTTTTTTTACAACCCAAATGTCAGTCAGTACTGACAGTCAGAACGTGAATAACAAAGTGAAAGGAAAGATGCGGCATGGAAGCGACAAAAACGCAGCAGAACAGGGACATATTAATCCGAATCTTGATGTTTACCCTGGTCATATCCTCCATGAGTGCTTTGGTGTTTAACATTGCACTCCCGGAAATTAGCAAGGAGTTTGGTTTGAGCATAGCGCAGGTGAGCTGGCTATCGACTGCATATGGATTGTTATACGCGATCGGAACTGTGACGTATGGCAAGCTGGCGGATCGATACAAGCTCAAGAATTTGTTGACGTTTGGACTCATGTTGTTTACGGCGGGTTCGTTTTTCGGTTTGGTCTCCGATTCCTTTGCGATGGCTCTTTTCGGGAGGTGCTTGCAGGCAGTAGGGGCGGCTGTCATTCCGGCTACTGCGATGCTCATTCCTTTGCGATATTTCCCGCCCGAGAGCAGAGGTTCTGTTTTAGGAAGAACGGCAGTAGGATTGGCTCTTGGCGGTGCACTCGGTCCTGTCTTCGCGGCTTTAATCGTCAGCTTTGCTCATTGGCGCTGGCTGTTTTCCATACCGCTCCTGATCTTGCTTACGCTGCCGTTCTACCGTAAATATTTGGAGGATGAAGAGATCGCAGCTGGTGGGAATTTTGATTGGGTGGGTGGCTCCTTGCTTGCGATCAGCGTGACGTCACTGCTTTTGGGAGTAACGAATGGGTCGTGGTGGTTTGCATTGGGCAGTTTGGTTACATTGCTTCTGTTCGTCGTACGAATTCGTTCGGTAGCTGATCCGTTTGTCCAGCCGAAGGTTTTTGCCAACAAGC
This genomic stretch from Brevibacillus brevis harbors:
- a CDS encoding MFS transporter, with product MEATKTQQNRDILIRILMFTLVISSMSALVFNIALPEISKEFGLSIAQVSWLSTAYGLLYAIGTVTYGKLADRYKLKNLLTFGLMLFTAGSFFGLVSDSFAMALFGRCLQAVGAAVIPATAMLIPLRYFPPESRGSVLGRTAVGLALGGALGPVFAALIVSFAHWRWLFSIPLLILLTLPFYRKYLEDEEIAAGGNFDWVGGSLLAISVTSLLLGVTNGSWWFALGSLVTLLLFVVRIRSVADPFVQPKVFANKQYTIGILMAFLINGMGISLYYLSPLLLAQVQQLSTSWIGFVMVPAAVASALLGRVGGKLADRRGNAFLYFVASSLLISCFGLLSTFTSTAVLGIAFFLILGNVGQSFMQISMANSISRTLTKEQAGVGMGIFSMLSFISMGIASAVYSKVIDLGATTNWNPVNPYTSGFIYSNIYWMMALMHVCLMVFYYFQFGRVKRHSLLADS
- a CDS encoding TetR/AcrR family transcriptional regulator; the protein is MSSSKSLTSSEKLMIAAIDLIAERGYNGVTTQEIATAAGLSEKTLFRHFGSKRNLLESAFDRFHYTEGLTKLFAEKLTWNLREDLLLISRTYHEMMNRNRKMILISIKDEAHLPGFRERTQKHPRQLMVLFTDYFKEMGKKGKMIQTNPEAQATAFMVMNFGAFLNDLDGTSNFSGVSLDVFIEESVEVFARGLTP